From the genome of Yersinia enterocolitica, one region includes:
- a CDS encoding pilus assembly protein → MKYAYLLSTIAFLLVPITATYAQLVAIPTRTTVESLDQHRTIQVYNSGDKPLYLDITLQRVDNPGVHPEQKTLISDISQPEMIFNPNRITLGPKQKRNIRLLPLKSPTQETLYRLYINPVVDIKAVGQHEDKSKIHAPMTISIGYGVLIHHVPPLTAQTRHWQHQCLPGGHLMLTSSGTVHSKFEQLNSGDKTDSLNLYPGTPITLSTKRLSGKVDNETFTVHCG, encoded by the coding sequence ATGAAATATGCCTATTTACTCTCCACTATCGCCTTCTTGTTGGTACCGATTACCGCCACTTATGCGCAGTTAGTGGCTATCCCTACCCGTACCACAGTGGAATCACTGGACCAACACCGGACAATCCAAGTCTATAACAGCGGTGATAAGCCACTGTATCTGGATATCACACTACAACGAGTAGACAACCCCGGGGTGCATCCTGAACAGAAAACACTGATAAGTGATATCTCGCAGCCTGAAATGATTTTTAACCCCAACCGGATTACTTTAGGACCGAAACAGAAGCGTAATATTAGACTATTGCCCTTAAAATCTCCGACGCAGGAAACGCTGTATCGGCTGTATATCAACCCGGTAGTCGATATCAAAGCTGTCGGTCAGCATGAGGACAAAAGCAAAATCCATGCTCCCATGACCATCAGTATTGGTTATGGTGTGTTGATTCATCATGTACCCCCTTTAACTGCACAGACTCGTCACTGGCAGCATCAATGCTTGCCGGGCGGTCATCTCATGCTTACCTCCAGCGGCACGGTTCATAGCAAATTTGAGCAACTGAACTCCGGCGACAAGACAGATAGCCTGAATCTATATCCCGGAACCCCCATCACCCTGTCAACCAAACGACTCAGCGGTAAGGTAGATAATGAAACGTTTACTGTTCATTGCGGCTAG
- the rpoH gene encoding RNA polymerase sigma factor RpoH — protein MTKEMQTLALVPQGSLEAYIRAANAYPMLTAEEERELAERLHYQGDLGAAKQLILSHLRFVAHVARNYSGYGLPQADLIQEGNIGLMKAVRRFNPEVGVRLVSFAVHWIKAEIHEYVLRNWRIVKVATTKAQRKLFFNLRKTKQRLGWFNQDEVELVAKELGVTSKDVREMESRMSAQDMTFDPSPDDEARDGQSMAPVLYLQDKTSDFADGIEEDNWDNHAADKLSYALEGLDERSQHIIRARWLDDDNKSTLQELADQYGVSAERVRQLEKNAMKKLRMAIEA, from the coding sequence ATGACCAAAGAAATGCAAACTTTAGCCTTAGTACCCCAAGGTAGTCTGGAAGCCTATATTCGGGCCGCCAACGCCTATCCGATGCTGACCGCAGAGGAAGAACGGGAGCTGGCTGAACGGCTGCATTACCAGGGCGATCTGGGAGCGGCTAAACAGCTTATCCTGTCTCACCTGCGCTTTGTCGCTCATGTTGCCCGCAACTATTCCGGGTATGGTTTGCCACAGGCTGACCTTATTCAGGAAGGTAATATTGGCTTGATGAAAGCGGTTCGCCGTTTTAACCCTGAAGTCGGGGTACGTCTGGTGTCCTTTGCGGTACATTGGATCAAAGCAGAAATTCACGAATATGTTCTGCGTAACTGGCGAATTGTCAAAGTCGCAACCACCAAAGCTCAGCGTAAATTGTTCTTCAACCTGCGTAAAACCAAGCAGCGTCTGGGTTGGTTTAATCAGGATGAAGTCGAGCTGGTTGCCAAAGAACTGGGTGTGACCAGTAAAGATGTTCGCGAGATGGAATCACGCATGTCCGCACAGGATATGACATTTGATCCATCTCCAGATGACGAAGCACGTGATGGCCAATCCATGGCGCCGGTCCTGTATTTACAGGATAAAACCTCTGATTTTGCTGATGGCATTGAAGAGGATAACTGGGATAACCATGCGGCAGATAAATTGTCTTATGCGTTGGAAGGATTGGACGAGCGGAGCCAGCATATTATTCGCGCCCGTTGGTTGGACGATGACAACAAGTCAACGTTGCAGGAACTGGCCGATCAGTACGGTGTATCTGCTGAACGTGTGCGTCAGCTTGAAAAAAACGCGATGAAAAAATTACGCATGGCGATTGAAGCCTAA
- a CDS encoding branched-chain amino acid ABC transporter substrate-binding protein (with LivFGHM is involved in the high affinity leucine transport), producing MKLTKGKVLLAGCIAMAMSHSVLAKDIKVAIVGAMSGPVAQYGDMEFTGARQAIADINAKGGIKGDKLVGVEYDDACDPKQAVAVANKVINDGIRYVIGHLCSSSTQPASDIYEDEGVIMITPAATNADLTTRGYKMIMRTTGLDSDQGPTAAKYIIETIKPKRIAVVHDKQQYGEGLARSVRDSLKKQGTEVVLFEGVTAGDKDFSTLVARLKKENVDFVYFGGYYPEMGQILRQAKQAGLTARFMGPEGVGNSSLSNIAGDASEGMLVTLPKRYDQVPTNQPIVDALKAKKLDPTGPFVWTTYAALQSLTTAMERSGSQEPADLVKDLKTGKPVETVMGPLSWDEKGDLKGFEFGIFEWHADGSSTAVK from the coding sequence ATGAAATTAACAAAAGGTAAAGTGTTGCTGGCTGGGTGTATAGCAATGGCGATGAGCCACTCTGTACTGGCTAAAGACATTAAAGTCGCCATTGTTGGCGCGATGTCAGGCCCGGTTGCCCAATATGGTGACATGGAATTTACCGGCGCACGTCAGGCTATTGCTGATATCAATGCCAAAGGTGGAATCAAAGGCGATAAACTGGTTGGCGTGGAATACGATGATGCCTGCGACCCGAAACAAGCTGTCGCCGTTGCCAACAAAGTCATTAACGACGGTATTCGTTATGTTATCGGCCATCTGTGCTCTTCTTCAACTCAGCCTGCTTCAGACATTTATGAAGATGAAGGTGTGATTATGATCACTCCTGCTGCAACCAATGCCGATCTGACCACGCGTGGTTACAAAATGATCATGCGCACCACCGGTTTGGATTCTGATCAAGGCCCAACCGCTGCCAAATATATCATTGAGACTATTAAGCCTAAACGTATTGCAGTGGTACACGATAAGCAGCAGTACGGTGAAGGCTTGGCGCGTTCTGTACGTGACAGCTTGAAAAAGCAAGGTACCGAAGTGGTGCTGTTTGAAGGCGTGACCGCGGGTGATAAAGATTTCTCTACGTTGGTGGCTCGTCTGAAGAAAGAGAATGTCGATTTCGTCTACTTTGGTGGTTACTACCCAGAGATGGGGCAGATCCTGCGTCAGGCGAAGCAAGCAGGTCTGACAGCTCGCTTTATGGGGCCAGAGGGTGTTGGTAACTCCTCACTATCTAATATCGCTGGTGACGCTTCTGAAGGCATGCTGGTGACATTACCGAAACGTTATGATCAGGTGCCAACTAACCAGCCTATTGTTGATGCGCTGAAAGCGAAGAAACTTGACCCAACCGGTCCGTTTGTTTGGACAACCTATGCTGCATTGCAATCGCTAACCACAGCAATGGAACGTAGCGGCAGCCAAGAGCCGGCTGATTTGGTCAAAGATCTGAAAACCGGTAAGCCGGTTGAAACAGTGATGGGGCCATTGAGTTGGGATGAAAAAGGCGATTTGAAAGGGTTTGAATTCGGTATTTTTGAATGGCACGCAGATGGTTCTTCAACTGCGGTCAAATAA
- the livM gene encoding high-affinity branched-chain amino acid ABC transporter permease LivM (Part of the ABC transporter complex LivFGHMJ and LivFGHMK involved in the high-affinity transport of branched-chain amino acids; LivFGHMK is specific for the transport of leucine, while LivFGHMJ is a transporter for leucine, isoleucine, and valine) — translation MKQLNFVNAIISSFVLFVLASFVMGLQLQLDGTKLIVQGAAEVRWLWIGAGCIVVFFFQLVRPYIQQGIKKVSGPAWVLPSFDGTSPRQKLLAAAIIIAAIAWPFLVSRGSVDIATLTLIYVMLGLGLNVVVGLSGLLVLGYGGFYAIGAYTYALLNHYYGLGFWESLPLAGIVAALSGFLLGFPVLRLRGDYLAIVTLGFGEIVRILLLNNTEITGGPNGISQIPKPTLFGLEFSRTAKDGGWDTFHNFFGLTYDPSDRIIFLYMVALLLVILTLFVINRLLRMPLGRAWEALREDEIACRSLGLSPTKIKLTAFTISAAFAGFAGTLFAARQGFVSPESFTFVESAFVLAIVVLGGMGSQFAVILAAVLLVVSRELMRDLNAYSMLLLGALMVLMMIWRPQGLLPMKRPQLKLKVAEIKAKKGEQV, via the coding sequence ATGAAACAACTCAACTTTGTTAATGCCATTATTTCCAGTTTTGTGCTCTTCGTCCTTGCCTCGTTTGTAATGGGTTTGCAGTTGCAGTTAGACGGCACCAAACTCATTGTGCAAGGGGCGGCAGAAGTCCGCTGGCTGTGGATTGGCGCGGGTTGTATCGTGGTGTTTTTCTTCCAACTGGTGCGCCCGTACATCCAGCAAGGTATTAAAAAAGTCTCTGGTCCGGCATGGGTATTGCCTAGTTTTGATGGCACCAGCCCCCGTCAAAAACTATTAGCCGCAGCAATTATTATCGCCGCAATCGCCTGGCCGTTCCTGGTCTCCAGAGGTTCAGTGGATATTGCGACCCTGACGTTGATTTATGTCATGTTGGGGTTGGGATTGAACGTTGTCGTGGGGCTATCTGGCCTGCTGGTACTAGGCTACGGTGGATTTTATGCCATTGGTGCCTATACCTATGCGCTGTTGAATCACTATTACGGTTTAGGTTTTTGGGAGAGTTTACCGCTGGCTGGCATAGTCGCAGCACTGTCTGGCTTCTTGTTGGGCTTCCCAGTATTACGTTTGCGGGGGGATTACCTGGCGATTGTCACTTTGGGTTTTGGTGAAATTGTACGTATTTTGCTGCTCAATAATACGGAAATCACCGGTGGCCCGAATGGGATTAGCCAAATTCCAAAACCAACACTATTTGGTTTAGAGTTCAGCCGCACTGCGAAGGATGGCGGTTGGGATACTTTCCACAACTTCTTTGGCCTGACTTATGATCCTAGTGACCGTATCATTTTCTTGTATATGGTGGCGTTGTTATTAGTGATCCTGACCTTGTTTGTGATCAATCGACTGCTGCGTATGCCGCTGGGCCGAGCATGGGAAGCATTGCGTGAAGATGAAATCGCCTGCCGCTCATTGGGCCTTAGCCCAACCAAAATCAAACTGACCGCATTTACTATCAGTGCCGCGTTTGCTGGTTTTGCCGGTACTTTGTTTGCCGCCCGACAGGGTTTCGTTAGTCCTGAATCCTTCACCTTTGTTGAATCGGCTTTCGTGCTAGCGATTGTGGTGTTAGGTGGCATGGGGTCGCAGTTCGCGGTCATCCTGGCGGCGGTATTGCTGGTGGTTTCGCGGGAATTAATGCGTGACCTCAATGCTTACAGTATGTTGCTGTTAGGTGCATTGATGGTACTGATGATGATTTGGCGTCCACAAGGGTTGCTGCCAATGAAACGGCCACAGCTAAAGCTAAAAGTCGCAGAGATAAAAGCTAAAAAAGGGGAGCAGGTATGA
- the panM gene encoding aspartate 1-decarboxylase autocleavage activator PanM: MKLTIERLTTLTHQDLIDLAKIWPEQQPTLWQQWINDGKPLFGARFNERLLGAVKITVNGQQAEFQDLYVREVTRRRGVGLYLIEETQRQLPTVQHWQLKDEQVIAEQHEAMDGFMHACGFSRGTQGWHK; this comes from the coding sequence ATGAAACTGACTATTGAACGATTAACAACCCTTACTCATCAGGATCTTATCGATTTAGCGAAGATCTGGCCTGAACAACAGCCAACGCTCTGGCAGCAGTGGATTAACGATGGTAAGCCGCTGTTTGGCGCGCGTTTTAACGAGCGTCTATTAGGTGCAGTCAAAATCACGGTGAATGGTCAGCAGGCTGAGTTTCAGGATTTGTATGTCAGAGAGGTGACTCGTCGCCGTGGCGTGGGATTATATTTGATCGAAGAAACGCAGCGTCAGTTACCGACAGTACAGCACTGGCAACTTAAGGATGAGCAGGTTATAGCCGAACAACATGAGGCGATGGATGGTTTTATGCACGCCTGTGGTTTTAGCCGTGGCACACAAGGCTGGCACAAATAG
- a CDS encoding high-affinity branched-chain amino acid ABC transporter ATP-binding protein LivF translates to MLSFNNVSAHYGKIQALHQVSLHIQQGEIVTLIGANGAGKTTLLGTLCGEPRATEGSIVFGEQNITDWQTARIMREAIAIVPEGRRVFSRMTVEENLAMGGFFADRQQYQQRIERVYDLFPRLFERRAQRAGTMSGGEQQMLAIGRALMSQPKLLLLDEPSLGLAPIIILQIFDTIQQLREEGMTIFLVEQNANQALKLADRGYVLENGRIVLEDTGAALLANEAVRSAYLGG, encoded by the coding sequence ATGTTGTCATTTAATAACGTTTCAGCCCATTACGGCAAAATTCAGGCATTGCATCAGGTTAGCCTGCATATTCAACAAGGTGAGATCGTTACACTGATTGGTGCTAACGGTGCGGGTAAAACCACACTGTTGGGGACATTGTGTGGTGAGCCTCGTGCGACCGAGGGCAGTATTGTTTTTGGTGAGCAGAATATTACGGATTGGCAGACCGCACGCATTATGCGTGAGGCGATTGCGATTGTTCCTGAAGGCCGACGGGTATTTTCCCGGATGACGGTTGAAGAAAATCTGGCGATGGGGGGATTTTTCGCTGATCGTCAGCAATATCAGCAACGTATTGAACGGGTTTACGACTTGTTCCCGCGATTATTTGAACGTCGGGCTCAGCGAGCAGGAACCATGTCTGGTGGCGAGCAACAGATGTTGGCGATAGGCCGTGCCTTGATGAGCCAGCCAAAATTACTGTTACTGGATGAACCTTCATTAGGATTAGCACCGATAATTATTCTGCAAATATTTGATACTATTCAACAATTACGAGAAGAAGGGATGACTATTTTCCTCGTTGAGCAGAATGCGAATCAGGCTTTGAAGTTAGCAGATCGTGGCTATGTACTAGAGAATGGTCGTATTGTTCTGGAGGACACGGGGGCTGCGTTGTTAGCTAATGAAGCCGTGCGTTCAGCTTATCTGGGCGGTTAA
- a CDS encoding fimbrial protein, with translation MNIIKIIALSLLLPSQARADSIPLGNIDVRLEVTAHPRIEVEKPQGGWYSSIKLESSPENHLLYQKELPVVVKLRRQEGFRISVKNPLILTRHSTVLTGADQAFSPAQVRWGTDRANLRVLSAIPETFNITQGRTRQTSTDYILHISALAPSGPNSAGKYHGQLTLIFETNS, from the coding sequence ATGAATATCATAAAAATCATCGCCCTATCCCTATTACTCCCCTCACAGGCAAGGGCAGATTCAATTCCTCTGGGGAATATCGATGTCAGGTTAGAAGTGACAGCACACCCCAGGATCGAGGTTGAAAAGCCACAAGGGGGTTGGTATAGCAGTATAAAACTGGAAAGTAGCCCCGAAAATCACTTGCTGTATCAAAAGGAACTCCCAGTAGTCGTCAAGCTACGCAGGCAAGAAGGATTTCGAATTTCGGTGAAAAATCCACTGATACTGACTCGTCACTCTACTGTATTGACGGGAGCAGATCAGGCATTCTCCCCCGCGCAAGTGCGCTGGGGCACGGATCGCGCCAACCTGCGCGTGTTATCAGCCATCCCTGAGACATTCAACATAACCCAGGGTAGAACCCGCCAAACCAGTACCGACTATATATTACATATTTCAGCATTAGCGCCCAGTGGGCCAAATTCCGCAGGGAAATATCATGGGCAGCTAACATTAATATTTGAAACGAATAGCTGA
- a CDS encoding high-affinity branched-chain amino acid ABC transporter permease LivH has protein sequence MSEQFLYFLQQMFNGVTLGSTYALIAIGYTMVYGIIGMINFAHGEVYMIGSYVSFIVIAALMMMGIDASWLLIGSAFLVSIVIASAYGWSIERVAYKPVRSSKRLIALISAIGMSIFLQNYVSLTQGSRDLALPSLVTGQWTLAETNGFAATISTMQLTIWVVTFLAMLALTLFIRYSRMGRACRACAEDLKMASLLGINTDRVISLTFVIGALMAAVAGVLLGQFYGVINPYIGFMAGMKAFTAAVLGGIGSIPGAMIGGLILGVAEALTSAYLSTEYKDAVSFALLIVVLLVMPTGILGRPEVEKV, from the coding sequence ATGTCAGAGCAGTTTCTTTATTTTCTGCAACAGATGTTCAACGGTGTTACGTTGGGCAGCACGTATGCGCTGATCGCCATTGGTTATACCATGGTGTACGGCATTATCGGCATGATCAACTTTGCTCACGGCGAAGTGTATATGATCGGCAGCTACGTTTCGTTTATCGTGATCGCCGCATTGATGATGATGGGGATCGACGCTAGCTGGTTATTGATCGGCTCTGCTTTTCTCGTCTCTATCGTGATCGCCAGTGCTTATGGTTGGAGTATTGAACGGGTGGCCTATAAGCCGGTTCGTAGCTCCAAGCGTTTGATTGCACTGATCTCGGCGATTGGGATGTCAATCTTCCTGCAAAACTACGTCAGCCTGACGCAAGGCTCACGGGATTTAGCACTACCGAGTTTGGTGACTGGGCAATGGACTTTGGCAGAAACCAATGGGTTTGCCGCGACCATCAGCACCATGCAACTGACCATCTGGGTAGTCACTTTCTTGGCGATGCTGGCATTAACCTTATTTATCCGCTATTCCCGTATGGGGCGTGCCTGCCGTGCCTGTGCTGAAGACTTAAAAATGGCGAGCCTGCTGGGTATTAATACTGACCGGGTTATCTCGCTGACCTTTGTTATCGGGGCATTGATGGCCGCCGTGGCAGGGGTATTACTTGGCCAGTTCTATGGGGTTATCAACCCATATATTGGTTTTATGGCCGGTATGAAAGCCTTCACCGCAGCCGTATTGGGTGGCATTGGTAGTATTCCTGGCGCGATGATCGGTGGCTTGATTCTGGGTGTGGCTGAAGCATTAACTTCTGCTTATCTAAGCACTGAATACAAAGATGCAGTTTCATTCGCATTGCTGATTGTGGTGCTGCTTGTTATGCCTACTGGGATCTTAGGCCGTCCAGAGGTTGAAAAAGTATGA
- the livG gene encoding ABC transporter ATP-binding protein (Part of the ABC transporter complexes LivFGHMJ and LivFGHMK involved in the high-affinity transport of branched-chain amino acids; LivFGHMK is specific for the transport of leucine, while LivFGHMJ is a transporter for leucine, isoleucine, and valine), whose product MNTQPLLAVEGLSMRFGGLLAVNNVGLTLNQGEIVSLIGPNGAGKTTIFNCLTGFYRPTGGTIKLRDRHLEGLPGQMIARMGVIRTFQHVRLFREMTVVENLLVAQHQHLKSGVFAGLLKTPGFRRAEADALERAATWLERVGLLELANRQAGNLAYGQQRRLEIARCMVTRPELLMLDEPAAGLNPKETDELNQLIMELRDQHQVSVLLIEHDMKLVMGISDRIYVVNQGTPLAQGTPSEIRNNPDVIRAYLGE is encoded by the coding sequence ATGAATACGCAACCTTTGTTAGCAGTTGAAGGGCTGTCCATGCGTTTTGGTGGGTTACTGGCGGTGAACAATGTGGGTCTGACCCTCAATCAGGGTGAGATTGTCTCGCTGATTGGCCCTAATGGGGCAGGTAAGACCACAATTTTTAACTGCCTAACCGGTTTTTACCGCCCGACTGGCGGCACGATTAAGTTACGTGATCGTCATCTTGAAGGGCTGCCCGGCCAGATGATTGCCCGAATGGGGGTGATTCGTACTTTCCAGCATGTGCGTCTGTTCCGTGAAATGACGGTGGTGGAGAACCTGCTGGTGGCTCAGCATCAGCACCTTAAAAGTGGGGTTTTTGCCGGTTTGCTGAAAACCCCCGGTTTTCGGCGAGCAGAGGCCGACGCGTTGGAGCGTGCAGCCACTTGGTTGGAGCGTGTCGGCCTATTAGAGCTGGCAAACCGACAGGCGGGGAATTTGGCCTATGGTCAGCAGCGTCGTCTGGAAATTGCCCGCTGCATGGTGACTCGCCCTGAGCTATTGATGTTAGATGAGCCCGCTGCGGGATTGAACCCCAAAGAGACTGATGAACTGAATCAGTTGATTATGGAGTTACGTGACCAACACCAAGTCTCGGTATTGTTAATCGAACATGATATGAAACTGGTGATGGGAATTTCTGATCGCATTTATGTGGTCAATCAGGGAACGCCGTTAGCACAAGGCACACCCAGCGAAATCCGTAATAACCCGGATGTGATCCGGGCCTATTTGGGCGAATAA
- a CDS encoding cell division protein FtsX — MANNAQKAKTKALKGGWREQWRYSWVNAIADMMRQPLATLLTVMVIAISLTLPSVCYIVWKNVSQAADQWYPTPQLTVYLDKALDDNAAENVVTTLKAEAGVEKVNYLSREEAMGEFRNWSGFGGALDMLEENPLPAVAIITPKLDFQSSGTLDTLRDRVSKVEGVAEVRMDDSWFARLAALTGLVGQVAAMIGVLMVVAVFLVIGNSVRLSIFSRRDTINVMKLIGATDGFILRPFLNGGAMLGFGGAVLSLILSEGLVWKLGSVVTQVAAVFGTQFTLHGLSWDECLLLVLISAMIGWIAAWLATVQHLRRFTPQ, encoded by the coding sequence ATGGCGAATAACGCACAGAAAGCAAAAACCAAAGCGCTAAAAGGCGGTTGGCGTGAACAGTGGCGCTATTCGTGGGTTAATGCCATTGCCGATATGATGCGCCAGCCATTGGCGACACTGTTAACGGTGATGGTGATTGCCATTTCGTTAACACTGCCAAGCGTATGCTATATCGTGTGGAAGAACGTCAGTCAGGCGGCAGATCAATGGTATCCAACCCCACAACTGACGGTCTATTTAGATAAAGCACTGGACGATAACGCAGCTGAGAACGTGGTGACTACGCTGAAAGCGGAAGCAGGTGTGGAGAAGGTTAATTATCTGTCGCGGGAAGAAGCGATGGGTGAGTTCCGCAACTGGTCCGGTTTTGGTGGAGCGCTGGATATGCTGGAAGAAAATCCGCTGCCCGCTGTTGCCATCATCACCCCTAAATTGGATTTCCAAAGCTCAGGGACGCTGGATACCCTGCGTGATCGGGTTAGTAAGGTGGAAGGGGTGGCTGAAGTCCGCATGGATGATAGCTGGTTTGCCCGTTTGGCCGCGCTGACAGGCCTGGTCGGGCAGGTCGCGGCCATGATTGGTGTTTTGATGGTGGTTGCCGTGTTCCTGGTAATTGGTAACAGTGTGCGTCTGAGTATCTTTAGCCGCCGCGATACTATCAATGTTATGAAGTTGATTGGTGCAACGGATGGGTTCATTCTGCGGCCGTTCCTGAACGGTGGGGCAATGCTGGGATTTGGTGGTGCGGTGTTATCTCTGATCCTATCAGAAGGGCTGGTATGGAAGCTTGGCTCGGTGGTTACGCAGGTGGCAGCGGTGTTCGGTACCCAATTTACCTTACATGGCTTGAGCTGGGATGAGTGCCTGTTGCTGGTGTTGATCTCTGCCATGATCGGCTGGATTGCAGCGTGGCTGGCAACGGTCCAACATTTACGTCGATTTACACCGCAGTAA